A genomic stretch from Sulfuricurvum sp. includes:
- a CDS encoding MBL fold metallo-hydrolase produces MENLLSELSIGGVSTPPIKLFENGDHSIWWVGINENTAFRSNVYLIKDGDEAVLVDPGHRAYYESVKDAVSKIIDPKNVKALVLCHQDPDVCAAMVDWLDFNPSIRIISTPRTHVLLPYYGKGDYERFDASDDTEFAFGESVLKFIECPFMHFPGAFATYDPLSGFLLSGDVWAAIDSDWKLVTDDFEGHISGLDIFHKDYIASNIACRGFVEKLQNVSIEAILPQHGSIISKPDVPAAIEYLENLNCGLDILYPHLGI; encoded by the coding sequence ATGGAAAATTTATTGTCAGAACTTAGTATTGGTGGGGTATCAACTCCCCCTATCAAGCTTTTTGAAAATGGTGATCATTCGATCTGGTGGGTAGGGATAAATGAGAATACGGCATTTAGGAGCAATGTATACCTCATAAAAGATGGTGATGAAGCGGTACTGGTCGATCCTGGGCATCGAGCTTACTATGAGTCAGTCAAGGATGCTGTATCCAAGATTATAGACCCTAAAAATGTAAAAGCCCTTGTCCTATGTCATCAAGATCCCGATGTGTGTGCGGCAATGGTTGATTGGTTAGATTTTAATCCCTCAATCAGAATTATATCTACCCCCAGAACGCACGTACTTCTTCCCTATTATGGTAAAGGGGATTATGAGAGGTTTGATGCTTCAGATGATACGGAGTTTGCGTTTGGTGAGAGTGTTCTGAAATTTATAGAGTGCCCATTTATGCATTTTCCAGGAGCTTTTGCCACGTATGATCCGCTAAGCGGCTTTTTGCTCTCCGGAGATGTGTGGGCGGCTATCGATTCGGATTGGAAGCTGGTAACGGATGATTTTGAAGGGCATATTTCGGGGCTGGATATTTTTCATAAAGATTATATCGCTTCCAATATAGCGTGCAGGGGATTTGTGGAAAAACTCCAAAACGTCTCAATCGAAGCGATACTTCCGCAACACGGCTCCATCATCTCTAAACCTGATGTTCCTGCTGCTATCGAGTATCTGGAAAATCTAAATTGTGGACTGGATATTTTGTATCCGCATTTGGGGATTTAA
- a CDS encoding YjgN family protein has translation MKATKNYPLEFTGHGGEYFRIWIVNIALSLITLGIYSAWAKVRTKRWFYSHTLLDNNPFSYLATPMQILKGRLIAATFLIIYVISSNISPLISGSMMLVLGIASPWIIVMALRFAARQSAYRGLRLHFSGTVGEAAVVYLLLPITTIFTLGLSLPYTAYRQVRYLASNYSYGQTATIYTGTMKPFWGVYLIALALLLIPFGILGFGAFRAYGMIAMGIPKELAMASMAGFLIGGVTTLYLTIPILTAFIQARKANLFYNHLELGEIRFTSAQRARDLIWIYLSNLVLIALTVGLYIPFAMVRITRYRIHRLQVYGNNLDNFVTQSSENINATGSEISDLFDMDIGIA, from the coding sequence ATGAAAGCAACCAAAAACTACCCTCTCGAATTTACAGGACACGGCGGTGAATATTTCCGAATTTGGATTGTTAATATCGCCCTTAGTTTAATCACACTCGGAATTTACTCTGCATGGGCAAAAGTACGTACAAAACGGTGGTTTTACAGTCATACGTTATTGGATAACAACCCATTCTCCTATTTAGCAACCCCTATGCAAATTCTCAAAGGGCGTTTGATTGCCGCTACTTTTTTGATTATTTATGTCATTAGCAGTAATATTTCACCACTCATTTCCGGATCGATGATGCTGGTTCTCGGTATTGCATCTCCATGGATTATCGTCATGGCATTACGTTTTGCCGCTCGTCAAAGTGCCTATCGCGGATTACGTCTCCATTTTTCAGGTACGGTAGGAGAAGCGGCGGTTGTTTATCTACTACTACCTATTACAACGATTTTTACACTCGGGCTTTCACTCCCCTATACTGCTTACCGTCAAGTGCGCTATTTGGCATCAAATTATTCTTACGGTCAAACAGCGACGATTTATACTGGAACGATGAAACCGTTTTGGGGTGTTTACCTCATCGCATTAGCTCTTTTGTTAATCCCTTTTGGGATTTTAGGCTTTGGTGCTTTCAGGGCCTATGGAATGATAGCAATGGGGATTCCCAAAGAGTTAGCAATGGCTTCTATGGCAGGATTTTTAATAGGAGGAGTTACCACCTTATACCTAACGATACCTATTCTCACCGCTTTTATCCAAGCACGAAAAGCCAATCTCTTTTACAATCACCTCGAATTGGGAGAGATTCGTTTTACCTCTGCTCAACGGGCACGCGATCTTATTTGGATTTATCTCTCTAATCTGGTGCTTATCGCTTTAACAGTCGGTCTTTATATCCCGTTTGCAATGGTTCGAATCACCCGATATCGAATCCATCGTCTCCAAGTTTACGGTAATAATCTTGATAATTTTGTCACCCAATCAAGTGAAAATATTAACGCTACGGGTTCTGAAATATCCGATTTATTTGACATGGACATCGGTATCGCATGA
- a CDS encoding bifunctional diguanylate cyclase/phosphodiesterase yields MQSKIDFTKQLQVENDLRYERGFTQNILDTVEAIIVAIEPNGKIILINRKGCELLGYSEIELIAQDWFEMCLPPTIDKNFIRQLFRKTLSGDLEESKYAENLVITRSGEERLIAWHNSTMRDVEGNIIASLSAGEDITERKKAETALEHERGFLKTLIQTIPDLIWLKNVGGVYLSCNPRFEDFFGAKEAEIVGKTDYDFVDKELADFFREHDRIAMEKQAPSMNEEWVPFSNDGHRELLETTKTPMLDSKGELLGILGIGHNITERRSAEERLELFANVFTHAREGILITNKECNILEVNDAFTRITGYSYEEVKGCNPSILKSGRQNKEFYSSLWDNLTQKGHWRGEIWNRRKNGEIYAEMQTISVVLDPHGEIQQYVALFSDITNLKENEERLERIAHYDILTGLPNRLLLADRLQQAMLHVHRRKEQLAVVYLDLDGFKDINDRYGHGVGDQFLIAISANLKHALREGDTISRIGGDEFVALLLDVKNWESSIIMLERLLDAASKPIVLGDEILKVTASLGVTFYTRKDNIDADLLLRHADEAMYQAKQSGKNQYQIYRQKVNHSSSYDVVNHVPVEN; encoded by the coding sequence ATGCAAAGTAAAATTGATTTTACAAAACAATTGCAAGTTGAAAATGATCTTCGTTATGAACGTGGGTTTACCCAGAATATTTTAGATACGGTTGAAGCTATTATTGTTGCTATAGAACCAAACGGTAAGATTATCCTTATCAACCGAAAAGGGTGTGAATTATTGGGATACAGTGAAATTGAATTAATCGCTCAAGATTGGTTTGAGATGTGTTTACCTCCAACTATTGATAAAAATTTCATTCGTCAACTTTTTCGAAAAACATTATCCGGTGATTTAGAAGAGTCTAAGTATGCTGAAAACTTGGTTATCACACGTTCAGGAGAGGAACGTTTGATTGCTTGGCATAACAGTACAATGCGAGATGTTGAGGGAAATATTATCGCCAGCCTCTCTGCTGGAGAGGATATTACGGAACGTAAAAAAGCAGAAACGGCACTTGAACATGAACGAGGATTTTTAAAAACATTGATTCAAACAATCCCAGATCTGATTTGGCTTAAAAATGTAGGTGGCGTTTATCTTAGCTGTAATCCACGTTTTGAGGATTTTTTTGGTGCCAAAGAGGCAGAGATTGTTGGGAAAACCGATTATGATTTTGTTGATAAAGAATTAGCCGACTTTTTCCGTGAACATGATCGTATCGCGATGGAGAAACAAGCCCCGTCGATGAATGAAGAGTGGGTGCCATTTAGCAATGATGGTCATAGGGAATTACTGGAGACAACTAAAACGCCGATGCTCGATTCAAAGGGAGAATTATTAGGGATTTTAGGAATCGGTCATAATATCACTGAACGTAGATCAGCAGAGGAACGGCTTGAGTTGTTTGCCAATGTTTTTACTCATGCACGTGAGGGGATATTGATAACGAATAAAGAGTGTAATATTCTCGAAGTCAATGATGCGTTTACACGGATTACAGGATACAGCTACGAAGAAGTTAAAGGGTGTAACCCTAGTATTTTGAAGTCAGGTCGGCAAAACAAAGAATTTTATAGTTCATTGTGGGATAATCTAACTCAAAAAGGACATTGGCGCGGAGAGATATGGAATCGTCGTAAAAATGGTGAGATTTACGCTGAGATGCAAACCATTAGTGTCGTTCTTGATCCTCATGGGGAAATTCAGCAATATGTGGCGTTGTTTTCGGATATCACTAATCTTAAAGAGAATGAAGAACGGTTAGAGCGTATAGCCCATTATGATATATTGACAGGGTTACCAAATCGTTTGTTATTGGCGGATCGTTTGCAACAAGCCATGCTACATGTTCATCGGCGTAAAGAGCAGTTGGCGGTCGTTTATCTGGATTTAGACGGTTTCAAAGATATCAATGATCGTTATGGGCATGGTGTCGGAGATCAATTTCTGATAGCGATATCGGCTAATTTGAAACATGCATTGCGCGAAGGAGATACAATCTCTCGCATCGGTGGAGATGAATTTGTAGCGCTCTTATTAGATGTCAAAAACTGGGAGTCCAGTATCATAATGTTAGAGCGTTTGTTGGATGCGGCATCAAAGCCTATTGTATTGGGAGATGAGATACTAAAAGTAACTGCAAGTTTGGGTGTGACTTTTTATACGAGGAAGGATAACATTGATGCCGATTTGTTATTACGTCATGCAGACGAGGCAATGTATCAGGCTAAACAATCAGGCAAAAATCAATATCAAATTTACCGACAAAAAGTAAATCACTCATCTTCGTATGATGTAGTAAATCATGTTCCGGTTGAGAATTAA